Below is a window of Trueperaceae bacterium DNA.
TGCGCAGAGCACTAACCCGTTTCGTCAGCATGGCGCTCGCGGTCGTCCTCGCGGGAGCGGTGAGCGCCCAGGAGACGCCCACCAAGCGAGGTGGCGTCGTCCAGATCCCGCTGGCCACTCAGCCCGCGACCTTCAACCCCATCCTGCCTTCCGAGCTCGCGGCGGCGATCATCAACTGGACGATGTTCTCGCCGCTCACGGCCGTCAACCCCTGGACGAACACACTCGAGCCGTACCTGGCCGAGTCGTTCGAGGCCAACGACGACCTGACCGTCTGGACGTTCCATCTGCGTGCGGGGGTCAAGTGGCACGACGGCGCGCCGCTGACGGCCGACGACGTCAAGTTCACCTTCGACCGCGCGAGAGACCCAGACGAGGGTGCGACCAACGCTGCCGACTTCGCCAAGGTCGTCGACGTGCGCGTCATAGACCCTCTTACCGTTTCTGTCCAGCTGGCCGCACCTGACGCGTTCTTCGCGGCCCGCCTCGCGCTCGGCGGCAACGAGATCATCCCGCGGCACGTCCTGGGCGGGTTCACGCGTCTGGCGGACGCCGTCGACTTCAACAGCAAGTCGCCCATCGGCACCGGACCGTTCAAGATGGTGCGTGCAGTGCCCGGCTCGTTCTTCGAGCTCACGCGCAACGACGACTTCTTCCTCGGCGCGCCGAACCTCGACGGACTCGTCTTCCGCGTCGTGCCCGACGGCAACACGCGCGTCACGCAGCTGCTAACCGGCCAACTCGACTGGGTGGACATCGAGCCCCCGCAGCTTCCGGCCGTGAGCAACGTCCGTCACGTCCAGGTCACGGCGTTCGATAGCCTGGGCTACCAGATCTTCGCGTGGAACCTGCGCAACCCGCTCTTCCAGGACGCCCGCGTTCGCGAGGCGATGATGTACGCCGTCGACCGCCGCGCCATGATCGCCACCGTGTCGCCGGGCCTCGGGTACGTCGACGACGTCTACATCCCTCACGCCATCGACTGGGTGCCGCGACCGGACGTCCAGTTCCGCGAGTACGATCCGGAGCGGGCGCTCGAGCTCATGGCCGAGGCCGGCTGGACCAAGAACTCGGCGGGGATCCTCGAGAAGGACGGACAGGAGTTCTCGTTCTACATTCTGGTAGACCGCGGCGACGTGCAGCGTGAGCAGATGGGTCTGATCCTGCAACAGTACTTCCAGGACCTCGGCATGCGCGTCGAGTACGTGCTCGCCGAGCGCGGGGGCCGCTGGCTTGAGGAGACGACGTCCCGGACCTTCGACACGCGCTTGGCTGCGTTCCCGATGCCCAACATCGACTGGGCTCAGAGGCTCTACACGACTAACGGCCCGTACAACTCCCAGTCCTACTCGAACGCAGAGATCGACGACCTCTTCACCCAGGTGCTCGCGACGAGCGACCAGGCCGCCCAGGCCGCGTTGCTGGAGCGGATCGGGGAGATCCTCTACCAGGATCCGCCCAACATGATCCTGCTCTTCCGCGAGCGCATGACGGCGTCCAACGCCAACGTTGGCAACATCCCACCGAACAACATCAAGGACAGCATGCCGTACTCCCACCTGCTGTTCAGACGCTGACCGCGTAACTACGAGATCCGGGGCGACCGGGCCATCTGCCTTGGTCGCCCCGGACGCGGCCGCGCAGGCCGCGCGGCCGGACGAAGGAAGACCGGGGGCAACCAGGATGAAGCAGCGAAACCTAGAGGTCCGATGGCCGAATACCTAGCGAAACAACTCGTGGCCAGCCTGTTCGTGCTGTTCCTCGTCATGACGGCGACGTTCTTCCTGGTGAAGCTGGCGCCGGGCACGCTCAGCATCCTGGCCGACCCGACCATGGACCCCGGGGTGGTGGCTAGTGTCGAGAGGCGGTTCGGCCTCGATCGCCCGCCGGTCGAGCAGTACCTCCGGTGGGTGTCCCGCATGGCTCAAGGCGACCTCGGGGTGAGCCTGGTCTACGGGCGGCCGGTCATCGACATGATCACCGAGCGCCTCCCGGCCACGCTCCTGCTCGGGCTCGCCGCGCTGCTGGTCACCGTGGTCCTGGGGATGCCGGCGGGTATCGTCGCCGCCAGATGGCCCAACTCCATCCTCGACCAGGCCCTCAGCTTCTTGGCGATCGTCGGGTTGGCAACGCCGAACTTCTGGCTCGGCATCCTGGCCATAATCTTGTTCTCCGTTACCCTGGGTTGGCTGCCGGGCTCCGGCATGCAGACCATAGGGCAACCGTTCTCGCTGCTGGACAGGGCGAGCTATCTAGTGCTGCCGACTATCGTCCTCGCTACCTCTACGACGGCCGAGATCATGCGCTACACGCGCTCGAGCTGGCTGGAGACGATGAGCCAGGACTACGTGCGTACCGCGCGCAGTAAAGGACTGGCCGAGGGGCGCGTCCACCTCAAGCACGTGCTCAAGAACGCCCTCATCCCCGTGTTGACCATCCTGGGACTGGCCTTGCCGCGCCTGGTGGGCGGCTCGGCCATCGTGGAGTCGCTGTTCAGCTGGCCCGGGATCGGCTCGATGGCCGTCAACGCGGCCGTGAGCCGCGACGCAACGGTCATCCTGGGAACAACGTTCTTCGTGTCCGCCGGCGTGATCCTCAGCAACCTGGTCATCGACGTGCTCTACGGCGTGGTCGATCCACGCATCAGGTACGACTGATGGCCGGGGGCGAGGCGAGGCCCAGGAGACCCGGCAGGCGCACGCTGGCGCAAGTGTTCCTGGACAGTCTGCTGCGCAACAAGCTCGCGCTCTTCGGGACGGCTTGGCTACTTCTCGTCTGTATCGTGCTGGTCACGGAGCCAGTACTGCCGTTGCCGTCGCCGACTCGCATCAACATCTCGAATACCTTCGCCAAGCCGAGCTCGCAGCATCTGCTCGGCACCGACGAGAACGGTCGCGACGTCCTCGCGCGCCTCATCGATGGCGGGCGCGTGTCGATCCTCGTCGGCATCGTCTCGGCGCTCCTGACGGTCGTGGTAGGAGGGACGCTCGGTGTCGTAGCCGGGTACGCGGGCGGCCCCGTCGACCGCGTCATCATGCGCGTCACGGACGGCGTCCTGTCGATCCCCGTGTTCTTCCTGCTGCTCGCCGTCGTCGCTTTGTTCGGCTCGAGCATCACGGTCTTGGTCCTGGCGCTCTCGTTCACCAGATGGATGGGGCCTGCGCGCCTTATCAGGGGTGAGATCATGCGGGTCAAGGAGCTCGAGTACTCCACCGCCGTTAGGAGCCTCGGGGCCGGCCACGTGCGCATCATGTTCCGTCACCTGCTCCCGCAGGCCATGCCGCTCCTCATCGTCGCGACGTCCATCGGCGTGGGTAACGTCATGCTGGTGGAGGCGGGCCTGAGCTTCCTTGGCCTCGGCATCGCGCCACCAACGCCGTCCTGGGGCAACATGCTCACGGCGAGCCAGTTCTACATGTGGTCGGCCCCACAGCTGGCCGTCTACCCCGGCCTGATGATCCTCCTCACCGTCCTGGCGTTCAACGCCGTTGGCGACGTCATCCGCGACACCCTCGACCCCAGACGCCGTTCGGGCGGCTAGCGGACCAGGACCGGAGATACCCGGGCCATCCGAACGAACAAGGAGATCGCGTGCGCATAGAGGTACTGGTCAGCCACATCTACGAGCAGCATCACTTCGACAGGCTCGTCGCGGAGTTCCCCGCGCTGAGCTTCACCAAGCTCCCGTCCGGCGAGCCTTGGCCCGAGGTGGTGTCCCGCGCCACGGCACTGCTCTTCGCCGGCTTGAGGAAGCCCGAGCTCAGCAACCTCCTGCGCGCCGCTCCGCGGCTCGAGTGGATCCACACGGGCTCCGCCGGGTTCGACTGGGTCATGGTGCCCGAGGTCGAGGAGCGCGGCATAGTCGTGACGCGCTCCATGGACGTGATGAGCATCCCGATC
It encodes the following:
- a CDS encoding ABC transporter substrate-binding protein, producing the protein MRRALTRFVSMALAVVLAGAVSAQETPTKRGGVVQIPLATQPATFNPILPSELAAAIINWTMFSPLTAVNPWTNTLEPYLAESFEANDDLTVWTFHLRAGVKWHDGAPLTADDVKFTFDRARDPDEGATNAADFAKVVDVRVIDPLTVSVQLAAPDAFFAARLALGGNEIIPRHVLGGFTRLADAVDFNSKSPIGTGPFKMVRAVPGSFFELTRNDDFFLGAPNLDGLVFRVVPDGNTRVTQLLTGQLDWVDIEPPQLPAVSNVRHVQVTAFDSLGYQIFAWNLRNPLFQDARVREAMMYAVDRRAMIATVSPGLGYVDDVYIPHAIDWVPRPDVQFREYDPERALELMAEAGWTKNSAGILEKDGQEFSFYILVDRGDVQREQMGLILQQYFQDLGMRVEYVLAERGGRWLEETTSRTFDTRLAAFPMPNIDWAQRLYTTNGPYNSQSYSNAEIDDLFTQVLATSDQAAQAALLERIGEILYQDPPNMILLFRERMTASNANVGNIPPNNIKDSMPYSHLLFRR
- a CDS encoding ABC transporter permease, translated to MAEYLAKQLVASLFVLFLVMTATFFLVKLAPGTLSILADPTMDPGVVASVERRFGLDRPPVEQYLRWVSRMAQGDLGVSLVYGRPVIDMITERLPATLLLGLAALLVTVVLGMPAGIVAARWPNSILDQALSFLAIVGLATPNFWLGILAIILFSVTLGWLPGSGMQTIGQPFSLLDRASYLVLPTIVLATSTTAEIMRYTRSSWLETMSQDYVRTARSKGLAEGRVHLKHVLKNALIPVLTILGLALPRLVGGSAIVESLFSWPGIGSMAVNAAVSRDATVILGTTFFVSAGVILSNLVIDVLYGVVDPRIRYD
- a CDS encoding ABC transporter permease — its product is MFLDSLLRNKLALFGTAWLLLVCIVLVTEPVLPLPSPTRINISNTFAKPSSQHLLGTDENGRDVLARLIDGGRVSILVGIVSALLTVVVGGTLGVVAGYAGGPVDRVIMRVTDGVLSIPVFFLLLAVVALFGSSITVLVLALSFTRWMGPARLIRGEIMRVKELEYSTAVRSLGAGHVRIMFRHLLPQAMPLLIVATSIGVGNVMLVEAGLSFLGLGIAPPTPSWGNMLTASQFYMWSAPQLAVYPGLMILLTVLAFNAVGDVIRDTLDPRRRSGG